The Micromonospora sp. WMMD961 genome has a segment encoding these proteins:
- a CDS encoding DedA family protein, which produces MIRTSHAVLVTGTPTAAAEPPQGGIVGYVTDLVERLGGPGAGLAVALENLFPPIPSEVILPLAGFVAAQGRMSLVGAIFWTTLGSVVGALALYLIGASLGRDRMRAIAARLPLVKLADVDRTEAWFIRHGVKAVFFGRMIPIFRSLISVPAGVERMPVATFLIYTTLGSLIWNSTFVLAGYFLGDNWHLVEGYAGMLQKVVIVVCVAAAAWFVGSRILRARRAARNPEPAEPEQSALAGVPDPAGRGTLYRSGSWASDER; this is translated from the coding sequence ATGATTCGAACGTCCCACGCCGTGCTCGTCACCGGAACCCCCACCGCCGCAGCGGAACCGCCGCAGGGCGGGATCGTCGGTTACGTCACCGACCTGGTGGAACGGCTCGGCGGCCCCGGTGCCGGCCTGGCGGTCGCGCTGGAGAACCTGTTCCCGCCGATCCCCAGCGAGGTGATCCTGCCGCTGGCCGGTTTCGTCGCCGCGCAGGGACGGATGAGTCTGGTCGGTGCGATCTTCTGGACCACGCTCGGCTCGGTGGTGGGTGCCCTCGCGCTCTACCTGATCGGCGCTTCGCTGGGGCGCGACCGGATGCGCGCCATCGCGGCCCGGCTGCCGCTGGTGAAGCTCGCCGACGTGGACCGGACCGAGGCGTGGTTCATCCGGCACGGCGTGAAAGCCGTCTTCTTCGGGCGGATGATCCCGATCTTCCGGAGCCTGATCTCCGTTCCGGCCGGGGTGGAGCGGATGCCCGTCGCCACGTTCCTGATCTACACCACGCTGGGCAGCCTGATCTGGAACAGCACGTTCGTGCTCGCCGGCTACTTCCTCGGCGACAACTGGCACCTCGTCGAGGGCTACGCCGGCATGCTCCAGAAGGTGGTGATCGTGGTCTGCGTCGCGGCGGCCGCCTGGTTCGTCGGGTCCCGCATCCTGCGTGCCCGTCGCGCGGCGCGGAACCCCGAACCGGCCGAACCCGAGCAGAGCGCGCTCGCCGGTGTGCCCGACCCGGCCGGTCGCGGCACCCTCTACCGCAGCGGATCGTGGGCCTCGGACGAGCGCTAG
- a CDS encoding histidine kinase, with protein sequence MKTDETVGERRTGRWWHRFRLPVGVAAGIATAAVELAFLAITAVAFAVGAVAPAAHHRVVGLTRRYAALLVHTERRRLAGLLAAGELPTPNDVATRRQIGYLAARLLPGSLAVLAYAVLGIGLVLAGIVLRAAVHGELGFLDALSQLGVGAVLLLLNVQAFASIAALDVRLARRLLAPGSRAELTRRVQELTTSRAGVIAAVDAERQRIERDLHDGLQQRLVALGMLLGRARRARDADRAHALITQAHEDVQRAVEELREVAWRVYPSALDSNELGEVLAMVARGSQVPVRIRCELPVRPARQIETVLYFVACEALTNAAKHAAANLVTVEIEAQDGWIRMRVHDDGAGGAQPAGRGLSGLARRVAALDGRLSVTSPAGGPTTVQAELPCG encoded by the coding sequence GTGAAGACGGACGAGACGGTGGGGGAGCGGCGCACCGGCAGGTGGTGGCACCGGTTCCGGCTGCCGGTCGGCGTCGCCGCCGGAATCGCCACCGCCGCCGTCGAGCTTGCCTTTCTCGCGATCACGGCCGTCGCCTTCGCCGTGGGCGCGGTCGCGCCCGCCGCCCACCATCGGGTTGTCGGCCTGACCAGACGGTACGCGGCACTGCTGGTGCACACGGAACGTCGTCGCCTCGCCGGACTGCTCGCCGCGGGGGAGTTGCCCACACCGAACGATGTGGCCACCCGGCGGCAGATCGGCTACCTGGCCGCCCGACTGCTACCCGGATCACTCGCCGTGCTGGCGTACGCCGTGCTCGGCATCGGGCTGGTGCTGGCCGGGATCGTGCTGCGCGCGGCCGTGCACGGAGAGCTGGGCTTCCTCGACGCCTTGTCTCAGCTCGGCGTCGGAGCGGTCCTGCTTCTGCTCAACGTCCAAGCCTTCGCCAGCATCGCGGCGCTGGACGTCCGGCTGGCCCGGCGTCTGCTCGCCCCGGGAAGCCGGGCGGAGTTGACGCGGCGAGTCCAGGAGCTGACCACCAGTCGGGCCGGGGTCATCGCCGCGGTCGACGCCGAACGGCAGCGCATCGAACGCGATCTGCACGACGGCCTCCAGCAGCGGCTGGTCGCCCTCGGCATGCTGCTCGGCCGGGCCCGCCGTGCCCGCGACGCCGACCGCGCGCACGCGCTGATCACGCAGGCACACGAGGACGTACAGCGGGCCGTCGAGGAGTTACGTGAGGTGGCGTGGCGGGTCTACCCGTCGGCACTGGACAGCAACGAGCTGGGAGAGGTGCTGGCAATGGTCGCCCGCGGATCCCAGGTGCCGGTGCGGATCCGCTGCGAGCTGCCGGTCCGCCCCGCGCGGCAGATCGAGACGGTGCTCTACTTCGTGGCCTGCGAGGCGCTGACCAACGCCGCGAAGCATGCCGCCGCTAACCTGGTCACGGTCGAGATCGAGGCACAGGACGGGTGGATCCGGATGCGCGTGCACGACGACGGCGCCGGCGGGGCGCAACCGGCCGGGCGTGGGCTGTCCGGGCTGGCGCGACGGGTCGCCGCGCTGGACGGCCGACTGTCGGTGACAAGCCCCGCCGGCGGTCCGACGACCGTGCAGGCAGAGTTGCCGTGCGGCTAG
- a CDS encoding response regulator transcription factor produces the protein MRLVLAEDSTLLREGLTRLLAEEDHEVLAGVGTADELVEAVGRARPDVVVTDVRMPPTHTDDGLRAALEIRRRWPDTGVLVLSQYVERRYAGRLLADRPEGVGYLLKDRVAQVDDFLDALDRVAAGGTALDPEVVRQVVAGSQRPDPLGRLTPREQDVLHEMAQGHTNLAIAQRLHVSQSAVEKHVNAIFDKLDLAHTAGYSRRILAVLRYLGT, from the coding sequence GTGCGGCTAGTCCTCGCCGAAGACTCGACGCTGCTCCGGGAGGGTCTGACGCGGCTCCTCGCCGAGGAGGACCACGAGGTGCTCGCCGGAGTGGGGACCGCCGACGAACTTGTCGAGGCGGTCGGACGTGCCCGCCCCGACGTGGTCGTCACCGACGTCCGAATGCCGCCCACCCACACCGACGACGGGCTGCGGGCCGCCCTGGAGATCCGTCGACGGTGGCCCGACACCGGCGTCCTCGTGCTCTCCCAGTACGTGGAGCGGCGCTACGCCGGCCGGCTGCTCGCGGACCGCCCCGAGGGGGTCGGCTATCTGCTCAAGGATCGGGTCGCGCAGGTGGACGACTTCCTCGACGCACTCGACCGGGTCGCCGCCGGAGGCACCGCCCTCGACCCGGAGGTGGTCCGTCAGGTGGTGGCCGGCTCGCAGCGGCCCGACCCGCTCGGTCGGCTCACGCCACGGGAACAGGACGTGTTGCACGAAATGGCACAGGGTCACACGAACCTCGCGATCGCCCAACGGCTGCACGTGTCGCAGAGTGCGGTCGAGAAGCACGTCAACGCCATCTTCGACAAACTCGACCTCGCGCACACGGCTGGCTACAGCCGACGAATCCTCGCCGTCCTGCGTTACCTGGGCACCTGA
- a CDS encoding protein-tyrosine phosphatase family protein produces the protein MTDAQPWSEQSSVLVLPSGVTVRGRRIAAAASPADFAVLLAPGPTPAWAHRRIRWPDFWVPLDRADALDALREALRRAHDGQRVEVACRGGVGRTGTALAALAILDGLPVERAVPWVRSGYHPKAVETPWQRRWLRRVA, from the coding sequence ATGACTGACGCGCAGCCGTGGTCCGAGCAATCGAGCGTACTCGTGCTCCCCAGTGGGGTTACGGTGCGCGGACGCCGCATCGCTGCGGCTGCCTCGCCCGCCGACTTCGCCGTGCTGTTGGCACCTGGCCCGACGCCGGCCTGGGCGCACCGGCGGATCCGATGGCCTGACTTCTGGGTTCCGCTTGATCGCGCCGACGCCCTCGATGCCTTGCGGGAGGCGCTGCGGCGGGCGCACGACGGGCAACGCGTCGAGGTGGCCTGCCGCGGTGGGGTGGGCCGCACCGGAACGGCTCTGGCCGCGCTGGCGATCCTCGACGGTCTACCGGTCGAGCGGGCGGTGCCGTGGGTCCGGTCCGGCTACCACCCGAAGGCGGTCGAGACGCCCTGGCAGCGGCGCTGGCTGCGCCGCGTCGCCTGA
- a CDS encoding excinuclease ABC subunit UvrA, translating into MSQPAWSAADSHDMIEVRGARENNLASVSVDIPKRRLTVFTGVSGSGKSSLVFGTIAAESQRMINETYSAFLQSFMPNLNRPDVDSLRNLSAAIVVDQERMGVNSRSTVGTATDAYAMLRILFSRLGQPSIGGAGAFSFNLPEGMCLTCEGLGRVSDLDINELVDVERSLNDGAITVPNFAVDSWYWQTIVGSGLFDPDVKVQDFTPQQWEDFLHKPATKIKVGGNNWTYEGLVVKVKRLLLAKDRESMQPHIRAFVDRAVTFTTCGDCGGTRLNAAALSSRIAGHSIADCSAMQISDLATFVRGIDDPEVAPLIVNLRDLLESLVEIGLGYLSLDRESATLSGGEAQRVKMVRHLGSSLSDVTYVFDEPTVGLHPHDIARMNDLLLRLRDKGNTVLVVEHKPETIAIADHVVDLGPGAGTDGGRICFTGDVPGLRHSDTLTGRHLDHRVTVRADVRPPTGQLPIRQADLHNLRDVDVDIPLGVLTVVTGVAGSGKSSLIHGSLRGRPGVVIVDQSPIRGSRRSNPATYSGMLDPIRTAFAKANGVKAALFSANSEGACPTCKGIGLIYTDLAMMAGVASVCERCEGRRFTDEVLTYTLRGKNISEVLAMSVTEAHAFFPGGPAHLVLGRLVDVGLGYISLGQPLTTLSGGERQRLKLAIHLAEKTTTYVLDEPTTGLHLADVDQLLALLDRMVDAGNTVIVIEHHQAVMAHADWLIDLGPGAGHDGGRIVFTGTPADLVARGDTLTATHLREYVTEPALVDRR; encoded by the coding sequence ATGTCGCAGCCAGCATGGTCCGCCGCCGACAGCCACGACATGATCGAGGTACGCGGGGCGCGGGAGAACAACCTCGCCAGCGTCTCGGTCGACATCCCCAAGCGTCGGCTGACGGTCTTCACCGGCGTCTCCGGCTCCGGCAAGTCGTCGCTGGTCTTCGGCACCATCGCCGCCGAGTCCCAGCGCATGATCAATGAGACCTACAGCGCGTTCCTCCAGTCGTTCATGCCGAACCTCAACCGCCCGGACGTCGACTCGCTGCGCAACCTCAGCGCGGCCATCGTCGTCGACCAGGAGCGGATGGGCGTCAACTCCCGGTCCACCGTCGGCACCGCGACCGACGCGTACGCCATGCTGCGGATCCTCTTCAGCCGGCTCGGTCAGCCGTCCATCGGCGGCGCGGGTGCGTTCAGCTTCAACCTGCCCGAAGGCATGTGCCTCACCTGCGAAGGGCTGGGTCGGGTCTCCGACCTCGACATCAACGAGCTGGTCGACGTCGAGCGCTCCCTCAACGACGGCGCCATCACCGTGCCCAACTTCGCCGTCGACTCGTGGTACTGGCAGACCATCGTCGGCTCCGGCCTGTTCGACCCCGACGTCAAGGTGCAGGACTTCACCCCGCAACAGTGGGAGGACTTCCTCCACAAACCGGCCACCAAGATCAAGGTGGGCGGCAACAACTGGACGTACGAGGGTCTGGTGGTCAAGGTCAAGCGGCTCCTCCTGGCCAAGGACCGCGAGTCGATGCAGCCGCACATCCGCGCCTTCGTGGACCGGGCGGTCACCTTCACCACCTGCGGCGACTGCGGCGGCACCCGGCTCAACGCCGCGGCCCTGTCCTCGCGCATCGCCGGACACAGCATCGCGGACTGCTCGGCCATGCAGATCAGCGACCTGGCGACGTTCGTCCGGGGTATCGACGACCCGGAGGTGGCGCCGCTGATCGTCAATCTGCGGGACCTGCTGGAATCCCTCGTCGAGATCGGGCTGGGCTACCTCAGCCTGGACCGCGAGTCGGCAACCCTGTCCGGCGGTGAGGCGCAACGGGTGAAGATGGTCCGGCACCTCGGCTCCAGCCTCTCCGACGTCACGTACGTCTTCGACGAGCCCACCGTCGGCCTACACCCACACGACATCGCCCGGATGAACGACCTGCTGCTGCGGTTGCGCGACAAGGGCAACACGGTGCTGGTCGTCGAGCACAAACCGGAGACCATCGCGATCGCCGACCACGTGGTCGACCTCGGCCCGGGGGCCGGCACCGACGGCGGCCGGATCTGCTTCACCGGCGACGTCCCCGGCCTACGCCACTCCGACACGCTCACCGGCCGGCACCTGGACCACCGCGTCACAGTGCGCGCCGACGTACGCCCACCCACCGGGCAACTCCCCATCCGCCAGGCCGACCTGCACAACCTGCGCGACGTGGACGTGGACATCCCACTCGGTGTGCTCACCGTGGTCACCGGCGTGGCCGGCTCCGGCAAGAGCTCGCTGATCCACGGGTCGCTGCGCGGGCGTCCCGGAGTCGTGATCGTGGACCAGTCCCCGATCCGCGGCTCGCGGCGCAGCAACCCGGCCACCTACAGCGGGATGCTCGACCCGATCCGCACCGCCTTCGCCAAGGCCAACGGGGTGAAGGCCGCCCTTTTCAGCGCCAACTCCGAGGGCGCCTGCCCGACCTGCAAGGGGATCGGGCTGATCTACACGGACCTGGCGATGATGGCCGGCGTGGCGAGCGTCTGCGAACGGTGCGAGGGCCGACGCTTCACCGACGAGGTGCTCACCTACACGCTGCGCGGCAAGAACATCAGCGAGGTCCTGGCCATGTCGGTCACCGAGGCGCACGCGTTCTTCCCGGGTGGACCGGCGCACCTCGTCCTCGGCCGGTTGGTCGACGTCGGGCTGGGCTACATCAGCCTCGGTCAACCGTTGACCACACTGTCCGGCGGCGAGCGGCAACGACTCAAGCTCGCCATCCACCTGGCGGAGAAGACCACCACGTACGTCCTGGACGAGCCCACCACCGGCCTGCACCTGGCCGACGTGGACCAGTTGTTGGCCCTGCTGGACCGGATGGTCGACGCCGGCAACACGGTGATCGTCATCGAGCACCACCAGGCGGTCATGGCCCACGCGGACTGGCTCATCGACCTCGGCCCGGGCGCCGGACACGACGGCGGCCGGATCGTCTTCACCGGCACACCCGCCGACCTGGTCGCCCGCGGCGACACCCTCACCGCCACCCACCTGCGCGAGTACGTCACCGAGCCGGCACTGGTCGACAGGAGGTGA
- a CDS encoding MerR family transcriptional regulator, with translation MPSGPTERLRAVDLAATVGISVQQVRNYVEQGVLPPVRRTASGYRIFTTAHARALTVARRLAEGHGWIRTREIMAAVHSGDLPTALAALDGGHAELDRERAEIRRVLGAFETVLAGPSQARPAPRRDVRIGEVAALVGVRTSQLRLWEERKLLRPGRTPGTNYRVYDETELRAAQVIALLRRGAYPFEIIEAVLGELRTTGSPQRVRAELARREQELHTRSRRRLRGSAALHDYLSARDDQHPVPRSDRRD, from the coding sequence GTGCCCTCCGGACCGACCGAGCGTCTGCGCGCCGTCGACCTCGCCGCCACCGTCGGAATCTCGGTGCAGCAGGTGCGCAACTACGTCGAGCAGGGGGTGTTGCCGCCGGTGCGCCGCACCGCCAGCGGTTACCGGATCTTCACGACCGCGCACGCGCGGGCGCTCACCGTGGCGCGTCGACTGGCCGAGGGGCACGGCTGGATCCGTACCCGGGAGATCATGGCGGCGGTCCACTCCGGTGACCTGCCGACGGCCCTGGCGGCGCTCGACGGCGGGCATGCCGAACTGGACCGGGAGCGCGCCGAGATCCGGCGGGTGCTCGGCGCCTTCGAGACCGTGCTGGCCGGCCCGTCGCAGGCCCGGCCCGCCCCGCGCCGCGACGTGCGCATCGGCGAGGTCGCCGCCCTGGTCGGGGTCCGGACCTCGCAGCTGCGGCTGTGGGAGGAGCGGAAGCTGCTGCGGCCGGGCCGCACCCCGGGCACCAACTACCGGGTGTACGACGAGACGGAGCTACGCGCCGCGCAGGTCATCGCGCTGCTGCGCCGGGGTGCGTACCCGTTCGAGATCATCGAGGCGGTGCTGGGCGAGCTTCGGACCACCGGCAGCCCGCAGCGGGTCCGTGCCGAGCTGGCCCGCCGCGAGCAGGAGCTGCACACCCGCAGCCGGCGAAGGCTGCGGGGCAGTGCCGCACTGCACGACTATCTGAGCGCTCGGGATGACCAGCATCCCGTCCCGCGGAGCGATCGTCGTGACTAG